The Sorangiineae bacterium MSr11954 DNA segment GAACGCGGTGGTGGCCACGGGCACCTCGGCGCGCTCCTTCGCGGCAACCGTCGACAGCGTCTGGATGGATTTCACCAAGGGCCTGGGGGCGCCCATCGGCGCGGTCCTCGCGGGCTCGAGATCGTTCATCACCGAGGCTCGGCGCCAGAAGCACATTTTCGCAGGCGCCATGCGGCAGGCCGGCATCGCCGCCGCGGGGTGCTTGCACGCGCTCGATCATCACATCGAGCGCCTGGCCGAGGACCATGAGCACGCGCGGCGGCTCGCCGCCGGTCTGCAGGAGATCCCCGGCGTTCGCGTGCGGACCGCGGTGCCCGAGACGAACATGGTCTTCTTCGATCCGAGCGCTCTCGGTCTCTCATCCGCGACCTTCCTCGCAGGCCTCGCCGCGCACGGCGTGCGGATGGGCGAGGTGCGCGGCGAAATCCGAGCGGTCACCCACCTCGACATCACGCGCGCCGACATCGACACAACCCTCGCCGCCATACGCACAGTGGCATCCACCCCCGGTGCGCCGGAGCATGCCCCGGCGGACCATCGACCTTATTGAATGATTGTGCCGGCGGACGTCCCCGCTCTTGGTTATCGAATTTCCAAATACCCATTTTTGGGTCGCGCGCGCCGGCACGGTGCAGAGAGCACGAGAGGCACGAGACGCGCGCTCAATTCGAGCCGCGGAGGTATGCGATCGTGCGTATGACCTCCACCAAACGCTCCCGATCTTGGATGCCCAGGTCCATGAAGCGGACGCCCATTCCGGGATTGGGGTTGTCGGCTTGAAGCTTGAGTTGGTTTTGCCAGGCGACCACACCGGCCAGCTTGAAGGGCTCGTAGCCCGGGGGCGCGAACGACAGGAGCAGGCGCGTGCCAATGGGAAGCGGCTCGAGCGTTTTGACGAAGATGCCCATCTCGCTGATGTTCGTGATCGACGCGTAGAGAAAGGTCTCGTCGGTCATACAGTCGACGGACCATATGACCTCGTAGCGATCGGTTCTCCGGCGATCGTCCGAAGGCGGAGCGGAGCTTTGGGTCCGGGACGCGTCATCGCTCATTCCCATCTGACCGCCTTGGCACTCAATCGGGCCGAACGCAACCCCAAACCGGTCTTTTCCCTCCAGGGGGCGGAGGAAAAGATCGAGTGAGTCGCGATCCACCCCGTTTTGCGCTGGTCACCCCAGCGATCATTGGACGACGAGGGGGCCACCGTTGATGCGATTGTCGCCGTCGCTCGGACCGCTCTTGATCTTGAGTCTGGTATCGCCCACGAAAAGGCCGAAGTAGATCGTGTACGTACCGGGCGAGAAATTCGGCTCGAGCGAGAACTCGTAGTCGTCGACCAGCAGATCGTCCCGAAGCCACAACGAGAAGGGATACTTGCCCTCCATGGGTTTGTGATCGCCGTTGTGGCGGCGGCGGTAGCCGTCGATGTGGATGAAGGCTTCCCACTCCGTGGTCACCGGCCCCAGGACTTTGTAATACGTCCGCATCCGATATTTGCGGCCCGGAGCGACGACTTTGACCGGATCGCCGTTCTTGTCGATCAGATCGAAGCCGAGCACCGCGAGCTTGTCGTCCATGTTCACGTCGAGCGGGTGCTGCGGCGCGGGCGGGGCCGCGAGCAGCATCTTGTCGAGCGGGTTCTGGTTCTTCTCCGAGCCCAAAAGGCGCGAGGACACCAGGAGGATCTGACTGGAGCGCGCGTCGAGCACGGGAAGGTTCTGCCGCGGGCTCACCCGCTCGCGGTAAATCTGATTGAGCCGCGAGAGCTCGTCGGCGCGCATGGCCAGAAAACGCCGGCCCTCCGAGCCAGAGACCAGCCATTGGTAGGCGCTTTGGGCATCGGCAAACGACGGGGGCTCGCCGCCGGCATAGTACGCGGCCGTGCGTCCCCCTACCCCAAAGAGCGCAAGCGGCTCGCCGCGCTCGTGCGTACGCTCGTAGCTCTCGAAGACCTCCTTGGGCGAGAGCTGGTTGGCGAGGGCCGGGTAGTACGCGCCCGAGAGCACCACACCCAGGATCGTGCCGAGGAACACGAAGCCCGCCGCGCGACGGCCGCGCAAAAGCTCGCCGAGCAGCCCCAGAACCAAGAAGAGCGCCACCCCCGCCGGCAGCGCCAGCGCGACCACCACCGGCAGCCGCAGATGCTGCGACAGAAGGACGCCGAAGACCGCGACCGGCGCCGCCAGGATCATCAAGGGGAGGAGGACGAACAGGAGCCCGAAGCGCTTGGTGCGGTCCTTCTCCTCCTTGATGCGGACGAACAGCTCCTCCAGCGGCTCGAAGCCGCGGGTGAACGAGCCCCAGGACAGGCTCCCCGCGCGCCCGAAGGCCCAGAGCCAGAGGTCGGACGCGAAAAAGAGGCCGAAGATGGCGACCAGCGGAACGAGGGCCGTCACCCACCAGGCGTTCAGCGCCCCCTCACGCACTTGCATGGAGATGGTCGGGAGCCACTTGGCGTGGAGGCGGGAGCCCACCCAAATGGCGAGGCCCGCGAGCGAAGCCCCCGCCACCAGCGCAAAGTAGACGAGCGCCAGAAGGCCATCCCACGCGTCGCGCAGTGCGTCGAGGATGCGGAGGTAGTTGTCGACGTCGAACGGCCGCCGCTTGGAGTCGTGCTCGGCCCACGAGAGGAGCGCCAAGCCCGCAAACCCGACCAACGCCACCGTCCAGAGGGCGAGCGCGTGCTCCTTGAAGCTCTCCGGAAAGCTCGCACCCGTTACGGCAAAGGCCTGGTACGCCTTCTCGGGCAGCTCGTGGAAGTCGTGGTGAAAGACACCGAGCAGCACGGCCGTTCCCACGCCCAGCGCGATGGACGCGTGCGCGCCGCGCTCGAAGTCGCGGATGGCGATGCCGCACGCCGCCGCCAAAATGGCCGGCCCCGAGAACGCGATGAGCTCCGTCTTGACCGCCAAGAAGCCGTGCACGGTGAAGGCCACCGCCGCGCCCACCAGCACCACGGCGCGGAAGTAGCTTTCGCGATCGCGCGCGTAGGCGTCGGCTTCCTTTCCGTTCGATGCAGGCGCAATGAAGAGGCGGCCGATGGCGAATGGAATGAAGGCGCTCCACGGCGCGAGGCCGTGCCCGAGGTGTCCGATGAGGACGTCGAAGGTCGGATAGCGCGCGGGCGTGCGGATCATCGCGCCCAGCGCCATGCTCAGGTTCTTGGTATCGCCGGCCTCGAGCGCCTTCACCGCGGAGAGGGCCGCGTAGAGGAGGCCCGCGAGCGCGAGGACGCCCGCGAGGTCGCCCAGTCGATCGATGCCTTGGTGACGGCCCGCCGCCAAGGTGAGGATCCATGCGCCGCCGATGGTGCCGAGCGGCACGCCCAAGCCCAAAAGCGCGCCGCGGCTGTAATAGCCCACGATCAGGCCGGCCGCGCCCAGCGCGAGGAACGCCATGCGCGCACGCGTGGCGTGGGGCGAGGGCTCGCGGCGGTCGAAGACGAACACGGAGAGGCCGGACAGCGCCATGGAGACGCCGCTCATGGTCACGATGTCGCCGAGCATCGAGCGCGCTTGAACGAAGAAGAGCGGCATCGTGCAAAGGGCCAAGGTCGAATAGAGCGCGGCGCGCTTGTCGACCAAGCGCGCGACGGCCGCGTAGAGCGCGAGGGCGCCGCCCATGCCCCAAAGTGCCAGCGGCAGCCGGCCGGACCACTCGTGCAGGCCGAAAAGCTTGAAGCCCAGCGCGATCGAGGTGAACGGCAGCTCGGGCCGTCCCAGATCGTTCAGGTGGGGCATCGAGTTGTCGGCGCCCGATAGGGCCAGCGCCCCTGCCTGAAACAAATTGAGCGAGAGCCGGCGGCCCAAGTCCGCGATGTTGAGCTCGTACGGATCCCAGAGCCCGCTCCGCGAAAGAGGCGGAAGGAGCAGCAAGATGATGGCCGGCAACACAACCGCCAAGGCCGTCGTCAGCCAGGGGGGGCCCCCAAATCCCGATGCGGGCGCTGATACGGATGCGGACGCGGGCGCAGGCTCCGAGGCAGCGGGGCGCGCGAGCTCGGACGGAGGCGCCGCGCCGGCGCCGGCCACGGGATCGGACGCAGGCGCGGCATCGGCCACGGGATCGGGCGCGGGTGCGGCATCGGCCACGGGATCGGGCGGTAACGAGGGCGGCATTCGCAAATGGCTGTAGCCTGGGTGGGTAGCGGGGCGCAACCGTGATAGGGTGCGCCGCCTCTTTCCTCCAAAAGCAGACCAATGCCCCATCTTCGTGTCGGGACCGTAGCCCTCGTCGGACGGCCCAATGTCGGCAAGAGCACCTTGCTCAACGCCATGCTCGGCGAGCGCATCGCCATCGTCAGCCACCACCCGCAAACCACGCGCGACCGGATCCTGGGCGTGCTCACCCAGCCGGATGCGCAGTTCGTCTTTCTCGATACACCGGGGCTGCACGCGGCAAAATCGAAGCTGGGCGCGCGCATGAACCACGAGGCGCGGGAGGCGGCCCGCGACGCGGACGTCGTCGTGTTCGTCACCTCGGTCGGGGTGGAGCCGGCGCCCGGGGTCGGGCGCTTCGACGCGGCCCTGCTGGGGCAGATTCGGGACGCGTCCCCCAAGACGCCGGTGGTGCTGGTCATCAACAAGGTCGACCGGGTCGCCGACAAGTCGGCCCTGATCGCCGTGCTTCAGGCCTACGCGGAGGCATTTCCCTTCGCCGCGCTCGTCCCCATCAGCGCCAAGAAGCACGATGGGCTCGAGCGGGTGCTGTCCGAGGTCAAGAAGCTCTTGCCGGAGGACCAGCCGCTCTACGAGGCCGATACGCTCACCGATCGGCCGCTGCGGTTCCTGGTCGCCGAGTTCGTGCGCGAGCAGATCCTGCGCGCCACGCGCGAAGAGGTGCCGCACGGGGTGGCGGTGGTGGTGGACCGCTTCGACGAGTCGGGGAAGGTCCCCAAGATCGAGCTCTCGGTGCACGTCGACCGCGAGGGGCACAAAAAGATCCTGGTGGGCAAGCAAGGCGCGGTGCTCAAGGAGGTGGGCTCGCGGGCGCGCGCCCGGGTCGAGGCGCTGATGGGGCGGCAGGTGCACCTCGCCATTTGGGTGCGGGTCACCCCCGGCTGGTACGAGTCCGATCGCGGGCTTCGGGAAATGGGCTACATCGGCGGGGCCGATACGACAGCGCCGGAGCGCGGACGAGATTCAGAGGATCCTCGATGACGAAACACCGTAAAGCGACAGAAGGCCCCCAGACCAAGAGCAAGAACCCGCTGCCCGCTGGGCTCTCGGGGCTGCCCATCGTGGCCATCGTCGGGAGGCCGAACGTCGGCAAATCGACTTTGTTCAACCGCCTGGCGCGCCGCCGCATCGCCATCGTCCACGACGAGCCGGGTGTCACGCGCGATCGCCACTACGCCGACACATCGGCCTTCGGGCGCCGTTACAGCTTGGTCGACACCGGCGGCTTCGACCCCGAGGACACCGATCCGATGCGCGCCGGCATCGCGCACCACGTGAAGCTCGCCATCGAGGAGGCCGACGTCATCGTCTTCCTCACGGACGCGACCACCTCGCTCACCAACGCGGACAAGGCGGCCATCAAGCTGCTCCGCGCGTCGAAGAAGCCGGTCTTCTTCGCGGCCAACAAGGCCGACTCGGCCAAGGTCGACGCCGACGCCTTCGAGCTTTACCGCGAGGGCGTGGAGACCGTGTACCCCGTGAGCTCCCTGCACGGGCGCGGCATCGGCGATCTGGAGAACGCGGTGGTGAACGCGTTCCCCATCGAGGAGGACACGGAGCCCTTCGAGGACGAGGGCCTTACGCGCGTGGCCATCGTGGGGAGGCCGAACGCGGGCAAATCGAGCTTGCTCAACCGGATCGTGGGCGAGGAGCGCATGCTGGTGAGCCCGGAGCCGGGCACCACGCGCGACGCCATCGATGCGTTGGTCGAGCGCAGCGATCGGCGCTACGTGTTCATCGACACGGCGGGCATCCGCCGCAAGGGCAAGGTCGCCAAGGCGGAGAGCACGGTGGAGGCGGTGAGCGTGCTCCATGCCATCCGCAGCATCGAGCGCTCGCAGGTGGCGGTGCTCTTGTGCGACTCGAGCGAGGGCGTGGCCGAGCAAGACGCCAAGATCCTGGGCCTGGCCGAGGAGCGCGCCCGCGCCATGGTGATCGCGCTGAACAAGAGCGATCTGGTGGGCAAGAAGGACATGGACGGCGTCGAGGAGCGCGCGCGCGAGAAGCTGGCGTTCGCGCCCTACGCGCCCGTCGTGCGCATCAGCGCCAAGAACGGCCGCGGGGTGAACGAGCTCTTTGCGACCATCGACCGGGTGAAAGAGGCGTTCACCAAGCGCGTCTCCACCGGCGAGTTGAACCGCTTCTTCGCCTCGGTGCTGGAGACGCGCCCGCCGCCCACCAGCGGGGGCAAAGCGCCGCGCCTCTATTACATCACCCAAGCGGAGACGGCGCCGCCCACCTTCGTCATCATCACCAACGCGCCGGACGCCGTGCACTTCTCGTATCGGCGCTTCGTCATCAACCAGCTGCGAAAGAGCTTCGGGTTCGAAGGCGTTCCGGTACGTGTATTCTACAAGGCCAAGCGCAAACGCGCCAAAGGCGAGGAAGAGGCGCGCGAATAGCCGCGCATTGCCATTTGGCGCGGATCTCCGCACAGTGGAGGGTTCGTATGCCCAACGCGAAAACGTCTGCTCGCTCGAAAGCTCCGTCCAAAGCGGCTCCGTCCAAAGCGGCTCCGTCCAAAGCGGCTCCGTCGAAGGCGGCTCCGTCGAAGGCGGCTCCGTCGAAGGCGGCTCCCGCTTCGAAAGCCCGTAAACCGGACATGTCCCGCCTTCAGCGGGACGTGCACCCCATGCCCCTCTTCATCAAGAAGGAGCTGGCCGGGCGCGGGCTGATGCCGGCCTACCGAAGCCGCCCGGCGTACCAGCAGAACGACTACATCGGTTGGATCACCCGCGCCAAGCTGGAAGCTACGCGGCAAAAGCGGCTCGCGCAAATGCTGGACGAGCTCGACCTAGGCAATGTCTATATGAACATGGCGTGGAGGCCGCGCGGCTGAGAGGCGGCGGCGCAGCGGCTACGGCCGGCGCAACGGCTACGGCTACGGCCGCCGCAGCGGCTACGGCCGCCGCAGCGGAAATGCAATCGGGCGAAAGGGAGCCGCCGAGGCGCCGCGAAAGCGCAAGGACGCGGCCACGAAGGCAAACTCGTAGACGCGGTCGCGCGACAGCTCGTCGAGGTTGACCACTTCGACGATGGGGATCCCGCGCTGCGCGAGCAGGTAGGTGTGCACCGGGATCCAGTTGTCCTTGCGCTCCACCGGAAAGTGCTCGAGGCTCAAGTTGTCGCCGCCGATGACCATGACCCGCTGATCCTCGGCGAGCCAGTGCGCGGCGTCGAGCGCGAGGCCCGGCTGGTTCAGGACGTACTTGTCGCCGTCGGGCCAGTTGGTCATGCGGCCACCGCGGATCATCACCACGTCGCCCGGGTTCAACGCGACGTTTTCACGCGCCAGGGCCGCCTTCAGATCGGCGGTGGTGATGCCGTACGAGTCGGGGAGCACCGAGACGCCTTTGAGCTTGGCCACGTCGATGAGCACCCCGCGCGCGACGATGGGCGGAAACTTTTCCACGCCGGTGCGGCGCCAGCCTTGGTCGCCCAGCTCTTTGTCGGCCTTGAAGCCGTTCCAGACTTCGCCGTTCAACCCAAAGTGGTTGAGCGCAT contains these protein-coding regions:
- a CDS encoding beta-eliminating lyase-related protein, which produces MAYNGIISLISDTETRPTQAMRRAMAGAEVGDEQKGEDPTVNQLQERVADLLGKEAALWFPGGTMCNFVAIRVHTRPADAILADGMAHIVRAESAGAAFSSGVLIEPIASERGIFGPAQLDEALARIATAPPPYGPPPRLLCVEQTHNFGGGAVWRSNELAELSAHARARGLALHMDGARLMNAVVATGTSARSFAATVDSVWMDFTKGLGAPIGAVLAGSRSFITEARRQKHIFAGAMRQAGIAAAGCLHALDHHIERLAEDHEHARRLAAGLQEIPGVRVRTAVPETNMVFFDPSALGLSSATFLAGLAAHGVRMGEVRGEIRAVTHLDITRADIDTTLAAIRTVASTPGAPEHAPADHRPY
- a CDS encoding PilZ domain-containing protein, with protein sequence MTDETFLYASITNISEMGIFVKTLEPLPIGTRLLLSFAPPGYEPFKLAGVVAWQNQLKLQADNPNPGMGVRFMDLGIQDRERLVEVIRTIAYLRGSN
- a CDS encoding glycosyltransferase family 39 protein, which codes for MPPSLPPDPVADAAPAPDPVADAAPASDPVAGAGAAPPSELARPAASEPAPASASVSAPASGFGGPPWLTTALAVVLPAIILLLLPPLSRSGLWDPYELNIADLGRRLSLNLFQAGALALSGADNSMPHLNDLGRPELPFTSIALGFKLFGLHEWSGRLPLALWGMGGALALYAAVARLVDKRAALYSTLALCTMPLFFVQARSMLGDIVTMSGVSMALSGLSVFVFDRREPSPHATRARMAFLALGAAGLIVGYYSRGALLGLGVPLGTIGGAWILTLAAGRHQGIDRLGDLAGVLALAGLLYAALSAVKALEAGDTKNLSMALGAMIRTPARYPTFDVLIGHLGHGLAPWSAFIPFAIGRLFIAPASNGKEADAYARDRESYFRAVVLVGAAVAFTVHGFLAVKTELIAFSGPAILAAACGIAIRDFERGAHASIALGVGTAVLLGVFHHDFHELPEKAYQAFAVTGASFPESFKEHALALWTVALVGFAGLALLSWAEHDSKRRPFDVDNYLRILDALRDAWDGLLALVYFALVAGASLAGLAIWVGSRLHAKWLPTISMQVREGALNAWWVTALVPLVAIFGLFFASDLWLWAFGRAGSLSWGSFTRGFEPLEELFVRIKEEKDRTKRFGLLFVLLPLMILAAPVAVFGVLLSQHLRLPVVVALALPAGVALFLVLGLLGELLRGRRAAGFVFLGTILGVVLSGAYYPALANQLSPKEVFESYERTHERGEPLALFGVGGRTAAYYAGGEPPSFADAQSAYQWLVSGSEGRRFLAMRADELSRLNQIYRERVSPRQNLPVLDARSSQILLVSSRLLGSEKNQNPLDKMLLAAPPAPQHPLDVNMDDKLAVLGFDLIDKNGDPVKVVAPGRKYRMRTYYKVLGPVTTEWEAFIHIDGYRRRHNGDHKPMEGKYPFSLWLRDDLLVDDYEFSLEPNFSPGTYTIYFGLFVGDTRLKIKSGPSDGDNRINGGPLVVQ
- the era gene encoding GTPase Era, with protein sequence MPHLRVGTVALVGRPNVGKSTLLNAMLGERIAIVSHHPQTTRDRILGVLTQPDAQFVFLDTPGLHAAKSKLGARMNHEAREAARDADVVVFVTSVGVEPAPGVGRFDAALLGQIRDASPKTPVVLVINKVDRVADKSALIAVLQAYAEAFPFAALVPISAKKHDGLERVLSEVKKLLPEDQPLYEADTLTDRPLRFLVAEFVREQILRATREEVPHGVAVVVDRFDESGKVPKIELSVHVDREGHKKILVGKQGAVLKEVGSRARARVEALMGRQVHLAIWVRVTPGWYESDRGLREMGYIGGADTTAPERGRDSEDPR
- the der gene encoding ribosome biogenesis GTPase Der is translated as MTKHRKATEGPQTKSKNPLPAGLSGLPIVAIVGRPNVGKSTLFNRLARRRIAIVHDEPGVTRDRHYADTSAFGRRYSLVDTGGFDPEDTDPMRAGIAHHVKLAIEEADVIVFLTDATTSLTNADKAAIKLLRASKKPVFFAANKADSAKVDADAFELYREGVETVYPVSSLHGRGIGDLENAVVNAFPIEEDTEPFEDEGLTRVAIVGRPNAGKSSLLNRIVGEERMLVSPEPGTTRDAIDALVERSDRRYVFIDTAGIRRKGKVAKAESTVEAVSVLHAIRSIERSQVAVLLCDSSEGVAEQDAKILGLAEERARAMVIALNKSDLVGKKDMDGVEERAREKLAFAPYAPVVRISAKNGRGVNELFATIDRVKEAFTKRVSTGELNRFFASVLETRPPPTSGGKAPRLYYITQAETAPPTFVIITNAPDAVHFSYRRFVINQLRKSFGFEGVPVRVFYKAKRKRAKGEEEARE
- a CDS encoding YdeI/OmpD-associated family protein: MSRLQRDVHPMPLFIKKELAGRGLMPAYRSRPAYQQNDYIGWITRAKLEATRQKRLAQMLDELDLGNVYMNMAWRPRG
- a CDS encoding cyclase family protein — its product is MNPRILRITARLAIATTLGIAGATAAACAPAAPPASPDTAHGTSPAEGTVSNVPTTAANASGARPGGSEVVGKSPWGPNDEIGTLNMMTSESRAAILARADARKMYDLSTEYFVGMPSWYLLGDPRYQFWLTHTPRGTGVDDPVKVGPAQNDKVSYTGDAVSMYTHTGTHIDALNHFGLNGEVWNGFKADKELGDQGWRRTGVEKFPPIVARGVLIDVAKLKGVSVLPDSYGITTADLKAALARENVALNPGDVVMIRGGRMTNWPDGDKYVLNQPGLALDAAHWLAEDQRVMVIGGDNLSLEHFPVERKDNWIPVHTYLLAQRGIPIVEVVNLDELSRDRVYEFAFVAASLRFRGASAAPFRPIAFPLRRP